TAAGAAGTCGCGGGAAGCGTTTGAGATCCGCACGCATAAGCGCCTCATCGATATTCTCGAGCCGACGCAGCAGACGGTGGATGCGCTGATGAAGCTGGATCTTCCGGCCGGCGTGGATGTTGAGATCAAGGCTTTCGAGAAATAGCTTTGTTGTTCCCGGCAGATAGCTGAAAGGCTGCTGCCCTAACCTGAGTACCCCGGCAGTGCGCAGCGGATGTGGAAGGATCGAAGCGATTCTTAAAAGTCATCCGGCGCATGATGAGGAGGAGAGACGATGGCAGTTACAGGAATTCTAGGTAAGAAGATCGGCATGACCCAGGTATTCGATGAGAAGGGTGAGGTTCACCCGATCACCGTACTGCAGGCGGGTCCGTGCGTGATCACGCAACTGAAGACCTTAGCCAGGGATGGCTATGATGCGGCGCAGATCGGCCTGGTCGAGTTCGTGAAGAGCTCGAAGGTGAACAAGCCGATGGCTGGCCACTTTGCAAAGAGCAATGTGCCTCCGGTCAAGCTGGTACGCGAAGTCGCATTTGAGGCCTCCGCTCCCGCGCAGGATGGTGAGGCGGCTGCAAAGGCAATTCAGGCGGGCGATAAGGTTTTGGTCGACATCTTCTCGGATGAGAAGTATGTGGACGTAATCGGGACAAGCAAGGGGCGCGGTTTTTCGGGCGTCGTTCGTCGTCACGGATTCGGCGGCGGTCCCAAGGCTCACGGTCATATGTTCCAGGTGCAGGGCTCCATTGGCGCCTCGTCCTTTCCGTCGCGAGTCTTTCCGGGGCAGCGTATGCCGGGCCACTACGGGGTGGATAGGGTCACGGTTCGCAATCTCCGGATTCGCGGGATCGATCTCGAAGAGAATCTGTTGATGGTGGAAGGTGCGGTCCCGGGTCCGCGCGACGGATACGTACTGATCTCGAAGTCAAAGGCTCCGCCGCGTGAGCGTCGCGGCTTCGGCGGTTCGGGAACGGTTGATCCTCTGAAGGCTTCGAAGAAGGCTTCCAGCAAGAAGAAGTAGCATCTGCCGCTTGACGGCATGGAATTGAGCCTGGGCAAACGCGGGTGGTAAGCGCGGCCCGGCTTGAAAGAGAAGACGATGGCAAACATTGACGTACTCGATCTCGGCGGACAGAAGGTTGGCTCGATAGAGCTGGCCGATGAAGTCTTTGCGCCGAGCCAGGTAAACGAGGCTCTGCTCTGGGAAGCGGTCAAGCACTATCGCGCCGCATTGCGCCAGGGTACGGCGGCGACCAAGAATCGAAAGCTGGTTGCCGGCTCCGGCAAGAAGCTCTGGAAGCAGAAGGGAACAGGCCGCGCGCGTATCGGTTCGGTTCGTTCTCCGCTGTGGAGGCATGGTGGAACGGTTCATGGACCTCAGCCGCGTTCGTACGAATATGCCTTTCCGCGCAAGAAGCTGTTGGGTGCGCTGCGCTCGGCATTGGCGGCAAAGCTGGCCGACGGCAAGCTCACGATTGTGGAGAGCCTCGAGCTGAAGGAGCCCAAAGCAAAGCTGTACCGCGAGGCTCTGAACAAGCTGGACGCGAAGCGTACCGTTCTGCTGGTAGAGAACGGCCAGACACTTGGCCGCTCGGTGATCCTCGGGGCGCGGAATCTGGCCGGAGTCGAGCTGATGCTGGGCAACGAAGTCCATCCCTACGACCTGCTGCGTAACGAGCGCGCGATCTTCTCGCGGACCGCAATCGAGCAGCTGCAGGAAGTTCTGAAGAAGACTGTTTCGAAGCGGAAGCTCGCGGCAGCTCAGGCGGAGGTGGCCTAAATGCCAACCCTGTATACGGTAATTCGCAAGCCGCTCATCACTGAAAAGGGATTGGGCGTCAAGGAGACCGAAGGAACTCTGGTCTTCGAAGTGGCTGCCAACGCGACCAAGACGGAAGTGAAGCAGGCGGTAGAAGCGCTCTTCAAGGTGAAGGTTTCCGGTGTGCGCACCGCGAACTTCGCGGGAAAAGAACGCCGGCGTGGCAAGTTCTCCGGCTATCGCCCGGACTGGAAGAAGGCGTATGTGCGCCTGAAGTCCGGCGAGAAGATGCCGGATTACGTCAACAACCT
This window of the Acidisarcina sp. genome carries:
- the rplC gene encoding 50S ribosomal protein L3 translates to MAVTGILGKKIGMTQVFDEKGEVHPITVLQAGPCVITQLKTLARDGYDAAQIGLVEFVKSSKVNKPMAGHFAKSNVPPVKLVREVAFEASAPAQDGEAAAKAIQAGDKVLVDIFSDEKYVDVIGTSKGRGFSGVVRRHGFGGGPKAHGHMFQVQGSIGASSFPSRVFPGQRMPGHYGVDRVTVRNLRIRGIDLEENLLMVEGAVPGPRDGYVLISKSKAPPRERRGFGGSGTVDPLKASKKASSKKK
- the rplD gene encoding 50S ribosomal protein L4, which produces MANIDVLDLGGQKVGSIELADEVFAPSQVNEALLWEAVKHYRAALRQGTAATKNRKLVAGSGKKLWKQKGTGRARIGSVRSPLWRHGGTVHGPQPRSYEYAFPRKKLLGALRSALAAKLADGKLTIVESLELKEPKAKLYREALNKLDAKRTVLLVENGQTLGRSVILGARNLAGVELMLGNEVHPYDLLRNERAIFSRTAIEQLQEVLKKTVSKRKLAAAQAEVA
- a CDS encoding 50S ribosomal protein L23 translates to MPTLYTVIRKPLITEKGLGVKETEGTLVFEVAANATKTEVKQAVEALFKVKVSGVRTANFAGKERRRGKFSGYRPDWKKAYVRLKSGEKMPDYVNNL